From the genome of Romeriopsis navalis LEGE 11480:
CCACTTCCATCTGCAGCTGCCCCACCGCCGCCAAAATTGGGTCACGCTTGGCTTCATCCGCCGAGTACATAATCTGCACCGCACCTTCTTCTTGAAGTTCGGAGACACCTTTATTGAACTGCTTAAACTTCGATGGATTTGGATTGCGCAAAAACGCGAACAATTCGGGGGAAAAACAAGGGATTCCCTCATATTCCAGCTTCGAGCCCAGATAAATCGTGTCGCCGATCGCGAACATCCCGGGATTATTCAAACCAATCACATCCCCCGGATAGGCAATATCAATCACCTCGCGGTCTTGGGCAAATAGCTTTTGGGGACGCGACAGCCGCACTGTTTTCCCGGTACGGGCATGACTCACCGCCATATCCTTCTCAAATTTGCCGGAACAAACCCGGACAAAGGCGACCCGATCGCGGTGGCGGGGATCCATATTTGCCTGAAGCTTGAATACAAAGCCCGAGAACTCCGGATGGGTCGGCGCAATTTCCCCTTGGGAGCTGTTATGGGGCGTCGGCTTCAAGCCGTAGTCCAAGAACGAATTTAAAAACAGTTCCACCCCAAAATTGGTCATCGCACTGCCGAAGAACATGGGTGTCATTTTGCCCGCATGTACCGCTTCCAGATCAAGCGCTGGGCACACACCTTCGACCAGTTCTAACTCTTCGCAGAATTCCGCATAGAGATCCGGTTCCAGCAACGCCTCTAAACGCGGATCATCAACATCAATAATGTTGTCCTTAGCCGCTTTACTGCCGTGGATACTGCGCTCAAACAGGTGAACCTGGCGGGTTGCCCGATCGAATACGCCTTTAAATCGATCGCCCCCGCCAATCGGATAATTCACTAGATAGACTTGTAACCCAAGTTCTTGCTCAATTTCATCCATCAAGTCCAATGGCGATCGACAAGGCCGATCCATCTTGTTAGCAAAGGTGAAAATTGGTAACCCACGCAATTTACACACTTCAAACAGCTTACGGGTCTGAGGCTCCAGACCTTTCGCCGCATCAATCAGCATCACCGCGTTATCCGCCGCCGCTAAGGTGCGATAGGTATCTTCACTAAAGTCCTGGTGTCCCGGCGTGTCCAGGAGATTGATCATGAAGTCTTTGTAGCTGAATTGCAGCACCGTCGAGGTAATGGAAATCCCCCGCTGCTTCTCCATTTCCATCCAGTCCGAGGTGGCATTACGTTGATCGCGCCGCGCCTTGACTGAACCCGCCTCATGAATTGCGCCTCCATACAACAACAGCTTTTCCGTTAGCGTTGTCTTACCGGCATCCGGGTGAGAGATGATCGCAAAATTGCGGCGGCATTCCACCGCATCGATCAATTCCGCTAAAAGTTCTGTAGTCATTTAATCCTATAGGGCATTCCAGCCAACAACCGCAGCACCCGCATTCAGCCAAACTTCGCAATTGCGAAGCCAGCGCCGGGGCGCAATCTATCTTAGCGAGAAACGACCACCACCTCACATCCAGCCCCGCGGGTTCAACCAAATCCAACAAACAAACCATAGAACACCACAGCAACGATTTAAAAACGTGTAAAAGCAACATGAAGACTGCATGAAATTACGCAGATTTCCGCGAGAGCCTCCGGATTCAGTCTCCAGTCGCTGATCATGTGGGTAAGGTGATCGCTCAAACCAACATCAGTTAACTTATCAAGCCGATGAGCCGAGCTCATCGCACAGAATCCCAATCGTCCAAGCTGGTACTAAAAATCGACTCGCTTACCCCGGCAGTCAACGCATTAGCAACAGTTTCTAAGGGCTAGGGAAATGCCATCAACACCGATGAGTCGATCAACGCACGGGGTCTAACCCTCTGTGCTGATCGTGACATTTGGAATCACTGATCATGCGGCTTAGGTCTGGTCATCATCACACCGTCACAAATCCATCTGAAGTTACAGCCTGTGCTCTGCAACTTTCCTGAGAATCGATTTTCACATCGGACGTTTCGTCCATTACCGACATGCATGATGATTTGAGCCTTGAGCACGGCCAAACAAACACCGCTGCTCAAGCCTTATCAACCACTCAAGCCATTTGGCACAACTCACTGACTGGCGACAATATCTGGAGCCGGATGACTCAGAGTGGCCAGGTGATTGAATCAGAAGCCCTGATGCGCACCGATCTCAGTTGGAAAATTGCGGCCACGGGCGACTTCAATCAGGATGGCGAACTGGATATATTGTGGCGGCATGATGGTGGCAGCTTATTCTGGTGGCTCTTGAAATCAGGCAAACGGATTGATTCAGTCGAACTCACTTCCGTCCAGGATCAAAATTGGCAGGTTGTCGGCACGGGCGATAGCAATCGCGATGGACAGCTCGATATTTTATGGCGGCATGAGGCAAGTGGCACCAACTCCTGGTGGATCATGCCTGAGACGCAACAGCGCAACGGTGGAAAGTTGGCCCCGGCCGCAAAACAGAAGATTCAATCCGTTAACGATCGTAACTGGATTGCCGCTGGCACGGGTGATGTGAATCAAGATGGACACACTGACGTCCTGTGGTATTACCGCCCCACAGGGCTAAGCCTCTGGTGGCAAATGCAACAAGGCAGCATTACCGGAGTGAGTGTTTTAAATGACGCGATCGCCGCGAATGAAACGATCACTGCTGTCGCTGATGTCAACGGCGACGGTGCCTTAGATCTGGTTACCCAGAATGTGACACTTGGCACATCTGACCTTTGGCTGATGCAAAAGCCGCAAACAGATGGAAAGATTAATACCATTAGTCGTTCAGTAATTACGCCACGCTTCCCATCTGGGCAAGCTGCTGGGTGGCAGATCGCAGGGGTCATCGACATGGATGCGGGCAATTCTTTAACCAGTGCCACCTTTGAACCAAGTGGCATTTTTAGCCGATCGCAGACGATCGGGGGCGTCAACGACCCAGCCGATCTCTATCTGTTTGGACTTGGCACTGCGGGAATTTTATCCGCTAGCTTGTCGGGCCTCAGCGCTGACGCCGACGTCCGCCTCATCCAAGATGGCAATGCCAATGGTCAAATTGATGCCGGTGAAATCTTAGCCTGGCAATGGGAACGGGGGGCGGCGGATGAGCTGATTGAGGTCTTTCTCCAACCCGGTGGCTATTTCTTAGAAGTCCGCAGCTACGATAATCAACTCACCAACTATCAGCTTAGTACCGGATTTACGGCAACCGCCCAAGCCGAACCCAAGCTCGATATTCAAATCAACTTTGCGCCCACCAGTGAACCCCTCGATATCGCAACGACGACTGCGATTGAGTCCGCGGCTGTGTTCTGGGAAAGGACACTGATGGGGGGCGGCTCCCTTGTCCCAGGCGGCGTATTGCCAATCGAGATTACAGCAGAAGACTTAAATTTGCGGGATGGCTCACCGGACACCGTGACCCTCGCCTTTGCCGGCCCCAATATTGTGAGCGATGGACAAACGCTGTTTATTCAGAGTGGCAACGCCACGATTAATCGCCGCCGGCTCGGCACGATCGATGCCGATAGTCTACGCAATCTATTTATTCATGAGTTCTCCCACGTTTTAGGTTTTGGTACGATCTGGGAGCCCCTGAACTTCCGTCTGGGCGATGGCACCATCCGCCAAATTGGGATTCGGGGAGACGCCACCAGCTTGATCGATCCAGCCCTGAGTCTCTATCGCGCCGATTCCTATGCCGGATGGGCTTATGGTGAGCTCCTACGTGACGCCGGATTCACAACTGAGACAATTCCCACAGCTGTCCCGATCGAAGCGGAATTTTTCGCACATTGGGCTGAGTCAGTTTTTCAAACTGAAGCCCTCACGCCGATCGCCAGCACCGGATTACAGCCCATTAGCAACTTGACCTTAGCGGCATTTCGCGATCTCGGCTGGAATGTCAACTTTGGCGCAGCTGAGGCTTATCAGCTACCCGACCCGGAGGATCAACCACCGGTCAATATCGACTTTAGCAACCTCGACTGGCAAAACGCACCAAGCCGCCTTGATGGCAGCGCTCAAGTTCTGCCACAAGCCAAGCCGCATCAACATCCAAGAGGTTGTGGGTGTAGCCACCATTTAATGACCGATCGGCACAAGTTAGCCGCCATCGCAACTCACACATTGGTTTAACTCAACCCAATCACGGCTCAGTCACTGATGACCAGGCACAGGTACGGTAGCCAGTCCCAGGAGCGGCCTACCCAGAGTTGCGGATGACTAAAAAGCCGCTTTAAAATAAAATTGCCCTGCAACTTGAGCAGTTGCGGGGCACAGGGGACAGTTGAACGCTGTAGTTACTATCTCGAAATTCATGTGCTTTTTCTGGGGGCGATGGGACGGTTCTTAGACTGTCCTCCTGCATCGCCATAACGGTCATCTCTCGCTATGGTCGTCCGTGGTATACCGCAATACATATCAGCTAGAACGACGACCAATTAAGTGTTAGCCCCGATCAGTACCGGATTACATCGCCGCCATCAACGGTTAATCGGATCGCAAATGGTCTTTTCACTGTAAACTTTCGCAGTAGGCGGAGGCGGTACCTGCGCAGAGCGTCCCTGACCGACGAAGTTTCAGTCGTGGGCCAGCACTAGTGGCAGTCACATCTGCATCACTGTTACCGAATTGCACCAGCAGTTTGATACGCCTGCATTGATTCGGTTGAGATTTAACTTTTAGAAGCGCTGTTATGGATTTTCGTTCCCCGATTTATGCTCTGTTTTTATTGAGTGTTGTAGCAGTTTTCTGGTGCCTCTCACAACAAAAACTGCGGATCTGGGCTTTGCTGCTGGCCAGCGTGATTTTTTATGCCTCGCTCCAAATTCAGTATGTGCCACTTCTGCTAGTGGCTACTTGGATTAATTTTCAACTCGGACGGGCGATCGGTGCACCGCCCGATTGGCGGATTGAAGATTGGAATTATGCCCAACAGGATTGGAGTAAACGTCGGATTAAACTGCTGTGGATTGGCATTGGCTTAAATCTGATGTTGCTCATCAGTTTCAAATACATGCCGTTCCTCCTATCTTCAATCGGCGGCATGTTCAATATCCCGTTGATGCCTGGGGAGGCCAACTGGAAGTGGCTCAGCTCCTTAGCCCCATTTGGCTTGAGCTTTTTTTGTTTTGAATCGATCGCCTACTTAGTTGATGTCCACCGGGGTGCCCCGGCGGCACAAAGTTTAGCGAAGTTTGGCGCCTACAAATTATTCTTTCCCAAGCTCATCTCCGGGCCAATTACCCGGTATCACCTATTTGCGGGACAGTTCCAAAAGCTCAAGCCACCGCAGATTGACCAGATCGCCGAAGGCCTATGGCTGATTGCCCGCGGAGCAGTGAAAAAAGGGGTATTTGCCGATCGGATCGGTGACTACGTCAATCTCAGTTTTGATAGTCTGGCCCGCGCTGGCACCGGTGATGTCTGGTTAACCGTGATTGCCTACGGATTTCAGATCTACCTCGACTTCAGTGGCTACGTTGATTTGGCCCGGGGTAGTGCCATGCTGCTCGGTTTCAACCTGCCCCAAAACTTTGATTTGCCATACTTCACCACCAGCCTCGCCGAGTTCTGGCGACGTTGGCATATGACCCTCGGCGATTGGCTGCGCAACTATTTATATTTTCCCTTGGGGGGTTCGCGACAAGGCTTGCCGCGCACTTGCGCGAATTTAGTTACCGTGATGCTGTTGGCCGGGCTCTGGCATGGCGCCGCCTGGGGATTCGTCGTCTGGGGCGGCATCCACGGACTCGGCTTAGCGATTCACCGCTTAGTCGATACCGTATCGCAAAAATCAATCGGTCTAATGAAATTCTGGGCCAGTTTGCCGGGTATCTTACTCGGCTGGATATGCACACAATTGACCGTATTTTTGAGTTGGATCTTTTTCCGATTACCCAACCTCAGCGACGCGGGGCTAGCATTTCAGAAGCTATGGGGAGTCCCCACAGACCCACAGTTCCTCCAGAAAATCTATGTCGAGGAACTGAAGGTTTATCCCAATCACATCGCCGGGATGTTGGCTATCCTAGCCGTGGCAATGGGCACTTCATACTTATTTCGGCGAGGCTTGAAGCTCCAGCTAAACTGGTTCTTGCGATTACTCTTAGTCCCCGTCTGTTTATATGCCGTGTGGATTTTTGCACCGGATGGTGCCGCCCGCTATATCTACTTCGATTTTTAGATCGACCACGAGGGCAAAGTTGATCAAGCCAACGATCCAATCATCAAATCAGCCTGTAGGATCGAACCAAACACATTTCATTTGATCGATCTATGGCTGACACACCGCTCGAACCCATTCCCCCAAATGTGCCGCAAGTACGGAAATGGGGCACCTTCACCTTGCTCGAAGAAAGCGCAAATTATCGCATTAATCGGATTGAGATCCAGCCAGGCGCCGTCATCGGCTGGCAAATGCACTACCATCGCAGCGAGCATTGGATCGTCGTTTCTGGCACGGCCAAAGTCATTTGTGGTGACGCTGAAAAGATGTTGCAGCAAAAACAATCCACCTATGTTCCCACCTCGACGCCCCATAAAGTGGAGAATCCTGGGGTGATTCCACTCGTGATGATCGAAGTGCAAAACGGCGAATATTTAGGGCCAGAAGATATTATTCGGTTTGAGCGTGATCCACGCGAGTAAGTTTACCAGCGGAGTTAGTTTTCGCGCATCGAATGGTTAAATAGAGCTGACCCGCTCAACTATCCGATCGCCCGTGTCTACACCCACTCCGCCCAAAAAGAAATCGATCGCCAACATCGCCGGCATTGTCGCGATCGCTACGTTAGTCAGTAAGGTTTTTGGCCTGGGGCGACAAGTCGTCCTTGCATCGGTGTTTGGGGTCGGCACTGCCTACGGCGCATTTCAATACGCCAGCATTATTCCCAGTTTTTTCCTCATTCTGCTCGGCGGTATTAACGGCCCATTTCATAGTGCGATGGTGAGCGTTTTATCCAAACGCGATCGCAAAGATGCGGCGCCGATTATGGAATCTGTCTCGACGCTGATTGGATTAATTCTCTGTGTCGTGGCGATCGGCGTGTTCATTTTTGCCCCGCAACTGATTTCCGTGGTGGCCCCAGGCTTAGCGACCAAAGCTCCCGAAGTGCGGGAAATCGCAATTCAGCAACTGCGGATTATGTCACCAGTCGCCTGGTTTGCAGGGATGATTGGCATCGGCTTTGGCGCACTAAATGCGGCGGATTCCTATTGGCTACCGTCTGTTAGTCCGCTGCTCTCGAGTGTGACGATCGTCGGTTCCGTCGGTGCCTTGGCCCTGATGTATGGCAAAGACCTATTAAAACCCGAGTTCGCCACCCTCGGCGGCGTTGTCTTAGCAGGCGCCTTTCTCACTGGCACGATTTTGCAATGGATGGCGCAAATGATTGCCCAGCGGCAACAGGGCTTAGGGTCGCTCAAGTTTCGATTTGAGCCCAAGCAGGAAGCCATTCAAGATGTAATGAAGGTAATGGGCCCGGCGCTGTTTGCCTCAGGCATGTTGCAGATTAATGTCTATACCGACATGTTTTTCACATCGTTTCTCCCGAAACCCGAGCAAGCAGTCTCCGCTCTGGATTACGCCAACCTCCTGGCCCAAACGCCCTTGGGCATTTTATCCAATATGATTTTGATTCCCTTCTTACCCGTCTTTTCCCGCCTGACGGACCCCGAGAATTGGGATGAACTCCGATCACGGGTGCGTCAAGGTGTGCTGATTACCGCCGTCGCAATGCTACCTTTAGGGGCCGTAATGTTAGCCCTATCGCAACCGATCGTCCGCTTGGTATATGAACGTGGCGTATTCAACCCCGAAGCTTCAGCGCTGGTAGCATCCGTCCTTGCCGCTTATGCCTTTGGCATGTTTGTCTATCTCAGCCGCGATATTTTAGTCCGAGTATTTTATGCATTAGGCGATGGGAATACCCCATTTCGCATTAGCATTGTCAATATCTTTTTCAATGCGCTGTTTGACTATATTCTAGTTGAGCGATTTGGTGTTCCAGGAATTGTACTCGCCACAGTTGGCGTAAATATTGTTTCAATGCTTGCCTTAGTCTATTTCTTAGATAAACGCCTGGATGGTGTCGGCTGGCAAGGTTGGTTTTTGCCGATCGTCGGCCTTGCCGGTGCGAGCTTTGCCGGTGGCTCAGTCAGTTGGTGGGTATCACAACAGATTGCCGCGCAACTCGCGGTCGAGAATTTCTTCAGCTTTGCCGTTCAACTGGCGATCGCGGGCAGTTCCGGCCTATTGGTCTTCTTAATCATCGCGATGCAGCTCCGAATTCCGGAAGTGAAGCTGTTTCTCGATCGGATTATTGGGCGATTTAAAAAGGCATAAGCCCCAAGTCCAGACAAGTCATGCATGGCACACTTACTCATTCGAGCGAATCACAAATTCTTGCCATTTCGCCGCTTGGGCTTTTTTCAGCATGTAGGCGGAGACGCCCAAAACAATACTAAATAGCCCCATAAAGATGCGGCTTTTGCTATCACTTGAGGCAATTTCCTGTTCCGTCCCCGGCAAGATCTTCAATCGATCGCCCAACGGATCAACAATCCGACCGCCGTCTGGGGTTGCTTCGATCGCCGCAATCATCACCACCGATTGACCGTCGGGGAAAAACTTACGGGTCAACTTCGCCGCAACACCTCGCTGGGAAGATTCGGCTGCCGCCGCTTTCAACTCCGGACTCAATGGATAGATTTCCTCAGCATATTCAATCGCAACTGGCTTCGAGAACCGGACATTCTCACCGGCATAACGCACTCGCGCACTCGCACGGCGATCTTCCTGCATCGGAATTTGGGAAAGATCAAAGGCAACCGGCAACCGGGTCGTCCCATCGGTGAAAAATACTTCCGATGCGGTCTGATCCCATTCCAGTAGCGTTTCACTGATTAACTCATCGCGCACACCCGACTCAGCTTTCAACCGAATCCGCCCGCGAAGCACCCGCTGATCCGGGGCATCCGGCATTGTCACTGGCGATGTTGCCTGTAAAAATCCCTGTAATTTCACCGCATCCGTGCGCGTACCAGCGGCCTGTGATTGAGCATATTGCGCCGCGGCGGCGATCGACATCACCGGCAGATCTTCTGTGCCCCGTAGCCGATTAGCCGAACCCGTGATCGCCAAAATTGCTGTTCCAATACTGAAAAAGCTCGTCGCTACCGTACCCATAATCAATAACTGATAATGGTTGTAGTCCCGCCGACTGACATTACGGGGACGTTCAATATTCCAAAAGTTATAACGCGCTTTCATGAGGTTCAGGTGACGGATGATACATCTATCTTACTCAAGCCACCACATCCAGGGCGTTAAATAAATTGAATTAAGGAACTCATCACCACATCTCGGGCCGTATCGCTCACTATGATTGCGTCTGCATCTTACCCGTTACATCAACGCGAAAGACACCAATTGCCCCCATTGTTCCAATGCCAAATCTTGATTTTGCCGTCTTCACTAGCTTTAAGCTTCCCTTGAAGAGACAACTGTAGCCCCGGCCGACAGTCCAACACCTCAGTTGCCTACCCGCCAATTCCGCAGCCTCATTCAAAACCCGGATCAGCCTCAATCGGATTCAGCAACAGGACGGCAATCATCAATCGTCGCAGTCGGCATAGCATCTTGCCGTCCGATCAACCAGTCGATGAGTTAATCAACCGTCAACAGCAGCATTTGCGGGTAATTGACAAACAGAAGACATCAATCACCAAATCTTATCGGGCCGAGAGCTTGTAGCGTGATCGC
Proteins encoded in this window:
- the prfC gene encoding peptide chain release factor 3, whose translation is MTTELLAELIDAVECRRNFAIISHPDAGKTTLTEKLLLYGGAIHEAGSVKARRDQRNATSDWMEMEKQRGISITSTVLQFSYKDFMINLLDTPGHQDFSEDTYRTLAAADNAVMLIDAAKGLEPQTRKLFEVCKLRGLPIFTFANKMDRPCRSPLDLMDEIEQELGLQVYLVNYPIGGGDRFKGVFDRATRQVHLFERSIHGSKAAKDNIIDVDDPRLEALLEPDLYAEFCEELELVEGVCPALDLEAVHAGKMTPMFFGSAMTNFGVELFLNSFLDYGLKPTPHNSSQGEIAPTHPEFSGFVFKLQANMDPRHRDRVAFVRVCSGKFEKDMAVSHARTGKTVRLSRPQKLFAQDREVIDIAYPGDVIGLNNPGMFAIGDTIYLGSKLEYEGIPCFSPELFAFLRNPNPSKFKQFNKGVSELQEEGAVQIMYSADEAKRDPILAAVGQLQMEVVQFRLQNEYGVETQLDWLPYTVARWVDGGWEALDKVGRIFNTVVVKDMWGRPVLLFKNIWNFQQLQGDHPELELSAIAPLTTGIEK
- a CDS encoding FG-GAP repeat domain-containing protein, with the translated sequence MHDDLSLEHGQTNTAAQALSTTQAIWHNSLTGDNIWSRMTQSGQVIESEALMRTDLSWKIAATGDFNQDGELDILWRHDGGSLFWWLLKSGKRIDSVELTSVQDQNWQVVGTGDSNRDGQLDILWRHEASGTNSWWIMPETQQRNGGKLAPAAKQKIQSVNDRNWIAAGTGDVNQDGHTDVLWYYRPTGLSLWWQMQQGSITGVSVLNDAIAANETITAVADVNGDGALDLVTQNVTLGTSDLWLMQKPQTDGKINTISRSVITPRFPSGQAAGWQIAGVIDMDAGNSLTSATFEPSGIFSRSQTIGGVNDPADLYLFGLGTAGILSASLSGLSADADVRLIQDGNANGQIDAGEILAWQWERGAADELIEVFLQPGGYFLEVRSYDNQLTNYQLSTGFTATAQAEPKLDIQINFAPTSEPLDIATTTAIESAAVFWERTLMGGGSLVPGGVLPIEITAEDLNLRDGSPDTVTLAFAGPNIVSDGQTLFIQSGNATINRRRLGTIDADSLRNLFIHEFSHVLGFGTIWEPLNFRLGDGTIRQIGIRGDATSLIDPALSLYRADSYAGWAYGELLRDAGFTTETIPTAVPIEAEFFAHWAESVFQTEALTPIASTGLQPISNLTLAAFRDLGWNVNFGAAEAYQLPDPEDQPPVNIDFSNLDWQNAPSRLDGSAQVLPQAKPHQHPRGCGCSHHLMTDRHKLAAIATHTLV
- a CDS encoding MBOAT family O-acyltransferase yields the protein MDFRSPIYALFLLSVVAVFWCLSQQKLRIWALLLASVIFYASLQIQYVPLLLVATWINFQLGRAIGAPPDWRIEDWNYAQQDWSKRRIKLLWIGIGLNLMLLISFKYMPFLLSSIGGMFNIPLMPGEANWKWLSSLAPFGLSFFCFESIAYLVDVHRGAPAAQSLAKFGAYKLFFPKLISGPITRYHLFAGQFQKLKPPQIDQIAEGLWLIARGAVKKGVFADRIGDYVNLSFDSLARAGTGDVWLTVIAYGFQIYLDFSGYVDLARGSAMLLGFNLPQNFDLPYFTTSLAEFWRRWHMTLGDWLRNYLYFPLGGSRQGLPRTCANLVTVMLLAGLWHGAAWGFVVWGGIHGLGLAIHRLVDTVSQKSIGLMKFWASLPGILLGWICTQLTVFLSWIFFRLPNLSDAGLAFQKLWGVPTDPQFLQKIYVEELKVYPNHIAGMLAILAVAMGTSYLFRRGLKLQLNWFLRLLLVPVCLYAVWIFAPDGAARYIYFDF
- a CDS encoding phosphomannose isomerase type II C-terminal cupin domain, whose product is MADTPLEPIPPNVPQVRKWGTFTLLEESANYRINRIEIQPGAVIGWQMHYHRSEHWIVVSGTAKVICGDAEKMLQQKQSTYVPTSTPHKVENPGVIPLVMIEVQNGEYLGPEDIIRFERDPRE
- the murJ gene encoding murein biosynthesis integral membrane protein MurJ, coding for MSTPTPPKKKSIANIAGIVAIATLVSKVFGLGRQVVLASVFGVGTAYGAFQYASIIPSFFLILLGGINGPFHSAMVSVLSKRDRKDAAPIMESVSTLIGLILCVVAIGVFIFAPQLISVVAPGLATKAPEVREIAIQQLRIMSPVAWFAGMIGIGFGALNAADSYWLPSVSPLLSSVTIVGSVGALALMYGKDLLKPEFATLGGVVLAGAFLTGTILQWMAQMIAQRQQGLGSLKFRFEPKQEAIQDVMKVMGPALFASGMLQINVYTDMFFTSFLPKPEQAVSALDYANLLAQTPLGILSNMILIPFLPVFSRLTDPENWDELRSRVRQGVLITAVAMLPLGAVMLALSQPIVRLVYERGVFNPEASALVASVLAAYAFGMFVYLSRDILVRVFYALGDGNTPFRISIVNIFFNALFDYILVERFGVPGIVLATVGVNIVSMLALVYFLDKRLDGVGWQGWFLPIVGLAGASFAGGSVSWWVSQQIAAQLAVENFFSFAVQLAIAGSSGLLVFLIIAMQLRIPEVKLFLDRIIGRFKKA